One Tursiops truncatus isolate mTurTru1 chromosome 3, mTurTru1.mat.Y, whole genome shotgun sequence DNA segment encodes these proteins:
- the CMBL gene encoding carboxymethylenebutenolidase homolog, giving the protein MANEAHPCPCDIGHRIEYGGLGREVQVEHIKAYLTESPVDAGKAVIVIQDIFGWQLPNTRYMADMIAGNGYTTIVPDFFVGQEPWHPSGDWSTFPEWLKTRDARRIDKEVDAVLKYLKQRCHAKKIGVVGFCWGGVAVHHMMMKYPEFRAGVSIYGIIKDSEDVYKLKNPTLFIFAENDAVIPLEQVSLLTQKLKENCKVEYQIKTFSGQTHGFVHRKREDCLPEDKPYVDEARRSLLEWLNKYV; this is encoded by the exons ATGGCTAACGAAGCTCACCCTTGTCCATGTGACATTGGCCATAGAATAGAGTACGGAGGGTTGGGGCGTGAAGTTCAAGTTGAGCACATCAAGGCTTATCTCACCGAATCCCCCGTTGACGCTGGCAAAGCTGTGATTGTCATTCAAGATATATTCGGCTGGCAATTGCCCAATACCAGGTATATGGCCGACATGATTGCAGGAAATGGATACAC aacCATTGTTCCAGACTTCTTTGTAGGACAGGAGCCGTGGCACCCCTCAGGGGACTGGTCCACCTTCCCGGAGTGGTTGAAGACAAGAGACGCCAGAAGGATCGATAA aGAAGTTGACGCGGTCTTGAAGTATCTGAAACAACGTTGTCATGCCAAGAAAATTGGCGTCGTGGGATTCTGCTGGGGTGGAGTTGCTGTCCATCACATGATGATGAAATACCCAGAATTCAGGGCAGGGGTGTCCATCTACG GCATCATCAAAGACTCTGAAGACGTGTACAAATTAAAGAACCCCACGTTGTTCATTTTTGCTGAAAACGATGCTGTGATTCCTCTAGAGCAG GTCTCTTTGCTGACTCAGAAGTTGAAAGAAAACTGCAAAGTGGAATATCAAATTAAAACGTTTTCTGGGCAAACGCACGGGTTCGTGCATCGCAAGAGAGAAGATTGTTTGCCTGAAGACAAGCCCTATGTCGATGAGGCGAGAAGGAGCTTGCTCGAGTGGCTGAACAAGTACGTGTAG